From a single Anomaloglossus baeobatrachus isolate aAnoBae1 chromosome 4, aAnoBae1.hap1, whole genome shotgun sequence genomic region:
- the BHLHE41 gene encoding class E basic helix-loop-helix protein 41 codes for MDEAVHSFQERQLLEHRDFLGMDYPSLYLCKPKRGIKRDDSKETYKLPHRLIEKKRRDRINECITQLKDLLPEHLKLTTLGHLEKAVVLELTLKHLKGLTSLTEQQHQKIISLQNGERSMKTPIQSDLDAFHSGFQTCAKEVLQYLSRFESWSSRDQRCTQLLNHLHTVSSQILPNSQLLLQQTPGGKAPSLSPSRGDQKVESQTNCVPVIQRTQNLELSENDTDTDSGYGGEGEKMDTKAEGQSAGKSQEANNVTVKQEPLDEPSPKRFKAECSGLGGLAAASDPILRPDANLLNTLMGFGSGPFGQQAPFCLPFYFISPTAAAAAAAYMPFLDKGGLEKYLYPTAAPIPFIYPGIPTQAGSTFPCLSSVLSPEKMPGCSATLLSELPASPFQAGGSTSLAAEDLREPLQDLLQPPKEN; via the exons ATGGATGAAGCTGTCCACAGTTTTCAGGAGAGACAGTTACTGGAGCACAGAGATTTCCTGGG aatggactacCCCTCCTTATACCTGTGCAAGCCCAAGAGGGGGATCAAGAGAGACGACAGCAAG GAAACCTACAAACTGCCTCACCGGCTCATTGAGAAAAAGCGTCGAGACCGGATAAATGAATGTATCACGCAGCTCAAGGACCTTCTGCCTGAACATCTCAAACTCACG ACGTTAGGGCACTTGGAGAAAGCAGTGGTGCTGGAGTTAACTTTGAAACACTTGAAAGGATTGACGTCCCTGACGGAGCAGCAGCATCAGAAGATCATCTCGTTACAGAACG GAGAACGTTCCATGAAAACTCCCATCCAGTCAGATCTGGACGCTTTCCATTCCGGCTTTCAGACATGTGCCAAAGAAGTCCTGCAGTACCTCTCCCGGTTTGAGAGCTGGTCATCCCGGGATCAGAGGTGTACCCAGCTCCTCAACCATCTCCATACCGTGTCCAGCCAAATCCTGCCCAATTCTCAGCTACTGTTACAGCAGACCCCTGGCGGCAAAGCACCTTCACTCTCCCCGTCTCGAGGGGATCAAAAAGTTGAAAGCCAAACAAACTGCGTTCCGGTCATTCAGAGGACACAAAATCTGGAACTGAGTGAGAATGATACTGATACTGACAGTGGGTATGGGGGCGAGGGGGAGAAGATGGACACTAAAGCTGAAGGACAAAGTGCTGGCAAAAGCCAAGAGGCCAACAATGTGACCGTCAAACAGGAGCCTTTGGATGAACCGTCACCTAAAAGGTTTAAGGCGGAATGCTCGGGATTGGGGGGGTTGGCTGCCGCCTCTGATCCCATTTTAAGACCCGATGCCAATCTTCTCAACACTTTGATGGGATTTGGAAGTGGTCCTTTCGGTCAACAAGCACCTTTCTGTTTACCCTTTTACTTCATCTCGCCCACGGCGGCAGCCGCAGCGGCGGCATATATGCCTTTTCTAGACAAGGGGGGTTTGGAAAAATACTTGTATCCAACGGCTGCCCCAATCCCTTTCATCTACCCGGGCATCCCGACCCAGGCAGGAAGCACGTTCCCATGCCTCTCTTCAGTCCTCTCCCCCGAAAAGATGCCTGGTTGCTCCGCAACCCTACTGTCAGAGCTCCCGGCATCACCTTTCCAGGCTGGTGGTTCTACCTCACTGGCCGCCGAGGACCTTCGGGAGCCTTTACAAGACCTCTTGCAGCCTCCTAAGGAGAACTGA